Proteins encoded in a region of the Thermogemmatispora onikobensis genome:
- a CDS encoding protein kinase domain-containing protein has product MYETQQEDLLVGQMVGGYRVEQLLSKGRVSAVYLARHSVSGVPVAVTAIIIPEDFSVRARNRFIRRFTQVATALLELDHPHILPIYDFGEQLGYPYLISPYVTDGSLAHVLKRDGRCAPSYALEVLQQVAAGLDYAHARGIVHRALKPANIVLQGDEHHVIVAGFGLVDLLQLRGVRRVEHPYLHLLNLAGTFLGSPEYLAPEVVLGQQQVDARADIYALGIILYELLSGKPPFTGSDSLEIALQHVKQPVPALRNLCPTLPPEIDEVLSQALARDPSRRFPSAGAFVTAYARALRRERSFAAAAPVAASIGQLQAQLAEEDELTSSGNHWQLRPPIVTGRLPSIKRSGELPTTGPLVGGGAWQDQPLPLTREAPAVGVPAANGARREMVSLPGTLPQAVPPMPPAPPMPVPSGNNADLDSFAWWSGRPEDYASRRAGAAQQASAPASSAPARVAPTAGSPEAAPVVLPAPREQRREQQARSRLLQQEAPFAAEIPMSTRRGRKRRRRQVVALLAGGGLAAAGLGLALKTSAAQSLLSGLFHSSQGSNMAATSSGATGSQQQTGGQTTNGTRQNGKVIGTTALALNSAQAFTNPADGKQGLLVHLPGGSFAAYSRSCTHEGVAVNYDPATHLLVCPAHGAIFDPAKKGSVVQGPATTPLPQIMIRVNADGSITTV; this is encoded by the coding sequence ATGTACGAGACGCAGCAAGAAGATCTGCTGGTGGGGCAGATGGTGGGAGGGTACCGTGTTGAGCAACTGCTGAGCAAAGGTCGTGTCAGCGCTGTCTATCTGGCCCGGCACTCCGTCAGCGGTGTGCCAGTGGCCGTCACCGCGATCATTATCCCGGAGGACTTCTCGGTACGGGCGCGTAACCGCTTCATCAGACGCTTTACCCAGGTTGCGACGGCCCTCCTTGAGCTGGACCATCCGCATATTCTGCCGATTTACGACTTTGGCGAGCAGCTTGGCTATCCGTACTTGATTTCGCCCTATGTCACTGACGGCTCGCTGGCGCACGTCCTCAAGCGCGATGGGCGCTGTGCTCCCTCGTACGCCCTGGAGGTCCTCCAGCAGGTGGCAGCCGGGCTAGACTATGCTCACGCGCGGGGCATCGTGCACCGGGCCTTGAAGCCGGCCAACATCGTGCTCCAGGGTGACGAGCACCATGTGATCGTAGCGGGCTTCGGCCTGGTTGATCTCTTGCAGCTGCGCGGCGTGCGGCGTGTCGAGCATCCCTATCTCCATCTGCTTAATCTGGCCGGAACCTTCCTCGGGTCCCCGGAATATCTGGCCCCGGAGGTTGTCCTCGGTCAGCAGCAGGTTGATGCGCGCGCCGATATCTATGCCTTGGGGATCATCTTATATGAGCTGCTCAGCGGCAAACCGCCCTTCACCGGCAGCGATTCGCTGGAGATCGCTCTGCAGCATGTCAAGCAGCCGGTACCGGCCCTGCGCAACCTCTGTCCGACTCTGCCGCCGGAGATCGATGAAGTCCTCTCGCAGGCGCTGGCCCGTGATCCGTCGCGCCGCTTCCCCTCAGCGGGAGCCTTTGTCACTGCCTATGCGCGGGCCCTGCGGCGGGAGCGCAGCTTTGCCGCCGCCGCTCCTGTCGCTGCCAGCATCGGCCAGCTCCAGGCCCAGCTCGCAGAAGAAGATGAGCTTACCAGCTCCGGCAACCACTGGCAGCTGCGGCCCCCCATTGTCACCGGGCGCCTGCCGAGCATCAAGCGCAGCGGAGAGCTACCAACGACCGGCCCCCTGGTCGGCGGAGGCGCCTGGCAAGACCAGCCCCTGCCTCTGACGAGGGAGGCGCCTGCCGTGGGAGTGCCAGCGGCGAACGGCGCCAGGCGTGAGATGGTCTCGTTGCCCGGCACCCTGCCGCAGGCCGTACCCCCCATGCCCCCGGCTCCGCCCATGCCTGTCCCTAGCGGCAACAATGCCGATCTTGACAGCTTCGCCTGGTGGTCCGGGCGGCCCGAAGACTACGCTTCCAGGCGCGCCGGCGCGGCTCAGCAGGCATCTGCTCCGGCTTCGTCGGCCCCGGCCAGAGTCGCCCCCACAGCTGGCAGCCCCGAAGCTGCTCCGGTCGTCTTGCCTGCTCCACGAGAGCAGCGTCGAGAGCAGCAAGCGCGCTCTCGCCTGCTGCAACAAGAAGCGCCGTTTGCGGCGGAAATCCCCATGAGTACGCGACGTGGACGCAAGCGACGACGGCGTCAGGTGGTGGCCCTCCTGGCTGGCGGTGGCCTGGCCGCGGCTGGCCTGGGCCTGGCCCTCAAGACCTCGGCGGCCCAGTCGCTGCTGAGCGGCCTCTTCCATTCCAGTCAGGGCAGCAACATGGCCGCCACCTCCTCTGGCGCCACCGGCAGCCAGCAACAGACCGGCGGCCAGACCACAAACGGCACCAGGCAGAACGGCAAGGTCATTGGTACCACGGCCCTGGCTCTCAATTCCGCCCAGGCCTTCACCAATCCCGCCGATGGCAAGCAGGGCCTGCTCGTTCACCTGCCAGGCGGCTCCTTTGCGGCCTACTCGCGGAGCTGTACTCACGAAGGGGTGGCCGTCAACTATGATCCGGCGACCCATTTGCTCGTCTGCCCGGCGCATGGCGCCATCTTTGATCCAGCCAAGAAGGGGAGCGTTGTCCAGGGCCCGGCCACGACCCCGCTCCCGCAGATCATGATTCGCGTCAATGCCGACGGCTCCATCACAACCGTCTGA
- a CDS encoding YbjN domain-containing protein, which produces MSEDFRITDVVSYLTRLGLRVASVDERQGVAELVFHDELGQWQLLLILQAGSPLGRRLLFIVPHLSILPQRQRLSCLEALMSLNYTLPLGRFGLDLEDDEVRFCASVYLGQQRLSLPAFRHHLEAVIQTIVIYHSLLPRIIYGHCTARAALTACEQAFLESYEGERLSWQEGPSSRQELAEDEMELDASSSELDAAEVLAEIRRMLQEGRSRERDDDPD; this is translated from the coding sequence GTGAGTGAAGATTTTCGCATTACCGACGTGGTGAGCTATCTCACGCGACTAGGGTTGCGCGTTGCCAGCGTGGACGAGCGCCAGGGAGTGGCAGAGTTAGTGTTTCACGACGAGCTGGGTCAGTGGCAACTGCTGCTCATCCTGCAGGCTGGTTCGCCGCTGGGGCGGAGGCTGCTCTTCATTGTTCCCCATCTCAGTATTCTGCCGCAACGGCAGCGCCTGAGTTGCCTGGAGGCCCTGATGAGCCTGAACTACACACTGCCGCTGGGGCGCTTTGGTCTGGATCTGGAGGACGACGAGGTACGTTTTTGTGCCAGCGTCTATCTGGGCCAGCAGAGGCTATCGTTGCCAGCTTTCCGTCATCATCTCGAAGCGGTCATACAGACAATCGTCATCTATCACAGCCTGCTGCCGCGCATCATCTATGGACACTGCACGGCGCGAGCTGCGCTCACAGCCTGCGAGCAGGCCTTTTTAGAGAGTTACGAAGGTGAGCGGCTTTCCTGGCAGGAGGGACCCAGCAGTCGACAAGAGTTGGCGGAAGACGAGATGGAGCTTGACGCTTCGTCTTCCGAGCTGGATGCCGCCGAGGTGCTGGCGGAGATCAGGCGCATGCTGCAGGAGGGCCGGAGCCGGGAGCGCGATGATGATCCCGACTGA
- a CDS encoding aminopeptidase: protein MSQQAITNIQSNPEFEARVQRGAENALNCMGVTATDRLFILTDYERGAIARRVAAAALDRHAAVSVHFLEHYGKRPLTAFPESLRRDLQQFHPTVTFYIATTRPGEIGFRIPLLPFLTQELRVRHGHMPGIDEQLMAEGMCADYDQVYEITNKVYEIVRQAERIHVTSIKGSDLTATFHKHWKWIPCHGRYHEQGQWGNLPEGEVFTAPADVNGVVVCDVLGDFFSARYGVLKHPVRITIKNGHATEVTSEDATVAKELRDYLFSVPNGNRVGEFAIGTLISLKQPVGNLLQDEKIPGLHIAFGNPYPEYTGADWDARIHVDVVPTTCTIEVDGRLIMRDGAFCL from the coding sequence ATGAGCCAGCAAGCGATCACGAACATCCAGAGCAACCCTGAGTTCGAGGCGCGAGTGCAGCGTGGGGCTGAGAATGCGCTCAACTGCATGGGGGTAACAGCCACTGACCGGCTCTTTATCTTGACCGACTACGAACGGGGAGCCATCGCCCGCCGGGTGGCTGCAGCGGCTCTTGATCGCCATGCCGCCGTCAGCGTGCACTTTCTGGAGCACTACGGCAAGCGGCCCCTGACAGCCTTTCCCGAGAGCCTGCGTCGGGATCTGCAGCAGTTTCATCCTACCGTTACCTTCTACATTGCCACGACCCGCCCGGGCGAGATCGGTTTCCGTATTCCGCTGCTGCCCTTTTTGACCCAGGAGCTGCGCGTCCGGCATGGCCACATGCCAGGCATCGATGAGCAGCTGATGGCCGAGGGCATGTGCGCCGACTATGACCAGGTCTACGAGATCACCAACAAGGTCTATGAGATCGTGCGCCAGGCCGAGCGCATTCATGTGACCTCCATCAAAGGCAGCGACCTGACCGCGACCTTTCATAAGCACTGGAAGTGGATTCCCTGCCACGGACGCTATCACGAGCAAGGGCAATGGGGCAACCTCCCCGAAGGCGAGGTCTTTACTGCTCCTGCTGATGTCAACGGCGTCGTGGTCTGTGACGTCCTTGGCGACTTCTTCTCTGCCAGGTATGGCGTCCTGAAGCATCCTGTGCGCATCACCATCAAAAATGGCCATGCTACCGAGGTGACGAGCGAGGACGCCACCGTTGCCAAGGAGCTGCGCGATTATCTCTTCTCGGTCCCTAACGGGAACCGCGTGGGCGAATTTGCCATCGGTACCCTGATCAGCCTCAAGCAGCCGGTCGGCAACCTGCTCCAGGATGAGAAGATTCCTGGCTTGCACATAGCCTTTGGCAATCCCTATCCAGAGTATACTGGGGCTGACTGGGATGCCCGCATTCATGTCGATGTCGTGCCGACGACCTGCACCATCGAGGTCGATGGACGCCTGATCATGCGCGACGG